DNA sequence from the Neisseria mucosa genome:
GGCAGCAACAAATATCCGAATGCCGTATTGGGCGCGTGGCGGAATAGATGGCAGTGGGGTTGAGCGGCTTGCGATTTGCCCCATGCAATTCCTTTGAATCCTGTATAATAAGAAAATCTGTTAATTCACACTTTCAGACGGCCTTTCGCAAATTTAAGGCCGTCTGAAACATTATTTATGGCAAGAGATAACCGCATTCAAATGTTTCCGCACGAATGGCGTGCCAGTACCACACTCTCCGGCGTTTACGCACTGCGTATGCTGGGGATGTTTTTGGTGCTGCCTGTTTTGGCGATGTATGCCGCTTCGTTGCCCGGTGCGGAAGATAATAAAGCATTGGTCGGTATGGCAATGGGCATTTACGGGCTAACACAGGCCTTGTTGCAGCTGCCATTGGGCATCGCTTCCGACAAGTTCGGCCGTAAAAAAGTGATTTATATCGGCTTGATTGTGTTTGCCGCCGGTAGTTTCTTGGCCGCAGTTGCCGACAGCCTGCAAATGTTGGTTGTTGCGCGTGCCATTCAAGGCGCGGGTGCCGTCAGCGCGGCGGTAACGGCTTTGCTGGCGGATTTGACCCGTAGCGAAGTGCGGACGCGTGCGATGGCGATGATCGGCCTGAGCATAGGCTTGACCTTCTCCGTCAGCCTGGTGCTCGCGCCGATGATTGCCAGCTTTATCGGCGTATCCGGCCTGTTTGCGCTGACCGGTATCCTGACGGTAATCAGTATCGGCGTGGTTGCGTGGATGACGCCAGAGCCGGAAGAGTCAAAACTGCATGAAGACACGCAGGCGCAGCCTTCGCGTATGGGCGAAGTATTGAAAAACCGCCAGCTGCTCAATCTCGACTTCGGTATTTTTGCCTTGCATGCGGCGCAAATGGCATTATTTACCGCATTGCCGTTTGCCATGACGCAGCTGGGTTTGGAAAAAATCCATCACTGGCAAGTCTATCTGCCGTCAACCATTACCGGCCTGATTATTATGGTGCCGCTGATTATCGTCGGCGAAACGCGTAACAAGCTCAAGCAAGTGTTTATCCTCGGTATTGTCTGCATTGCCGCGGCACAAATCGGCTTGCTGTTTGGCATGCACTCGATATGGTTGATTACCGCCTATTTGATTGTTTATTTTATTGGTTTCAATGTATTGGAAGCCAGCCTGCCGTCTATGGTATCGAAAATCGCCCCGTCTGATTTGAAAGGCACGGCGATGGGCGTGTATAACACATTACAGTCAGTCGGCTTGTTTGTCGGCGGCGCGACCGGCGGCTTATTGTTCCAAAAATATGGGTTTTCAGGTGTTTTTACCTTTTGTAGCGTATTGATGCTGTTGTGGCTGGTATTGGCACTCATCTTACCGGCACCGAAATCCGTCAAAAACCTCAGCTATCCGCTTAACGCCGAATGGCAACAAAATCCGGATTTGCTCCACCAAAAACTGACCGAAATTGAAGGCGTCGAAAGCATCAGCTTCAGCGCAGACAAACAAACCATTTATATCAAGGCCTTGCAAAAAGGATTCGACCAAGAGGCCGCCGAAAAAATCATCACAGGAGTGTAAAATGTCATTGAATAAAGTTATCCTCATCGGCCGTCTCGGCCGCGACCCGGAAGTCCGCTATATGCCCAACGGCGAGGCCGTCTGTAACTTCAGCGTTGCCACCAGCGAAACTTGGAACGACCGCAACGGCCAACGCGTAGAACGTACCGAATGGCACAACATCACCATGTACCGCAAACTCGCCGAAATCGCCGGCCAATACCTGCGTAAAGGCAGCCAAGTGTATTTGGAAGGCCGTATCCAAAGCCGTAAATACCAAGGCAAAGACGGTATCGAGCGCACCGCTTACGACATCATCGCCAATGAGATGAAAATGCTCGGCAGCCGCAACGACAACAGCGGCGGCGCACCATACGATGACGGCTACAACCAAGGCAGTCATTCAAGCCAAAGCAGTTACCAACAAGCGCCTCAACAGCAATACCAATCTGCCCCGGCGCAAGAACCCCCGGCCGCCCCGGCCCGTCGTCCTGCTCCGGCACAACCGACCGCTCCGGTTGAGGATATCGACGACGATATTCCGTTCTAATGACTAAATAATAAAAGGCCGTCTGAAAAATAGACTTCAGACGGCCTGAGACCTTTGCAAAATTTCCCAAAATCCCCTAAATTCCCATCAAGACATTTAGGGGATTTTTCATGAGCACCTTCTTCCAACAAACAGCCCAAGCCATAATCTCCAAACACATCGACCGCTTCCCACTATTGAAGTTGGATCAGGTGATTGATTGGCAACCGATCGAACAATACCTGAACCGTCAAAGAACCCGTTACCTCCGAGACCACCGCGGCCGTCCCGCCTATCCCCTGTTGTCCATGTTCAAAGCCGTCCTGCTCGGACAATGGCACAGCCTTTCCGATCCCGAACTCGAACACAGCCTCATCACCCGCATCGATTTCAACCTGTTTTGCCGTTTTGACGAACTGAACATCTCCGATTACAGCACCTTATGCCGCTACCGCAACTGGCTGGCGCAAGACGACACCCTGTCCGAACTGCTGGAATTGATTAACCGACAACTGGCCGAAAAAAACCTAAAATTAGAGAAAGCATCCGCCGCCGTCATTGACGCCACCATTATTCAAACCGCCGGCAGCAAACAACGCCAGGCCATAGAAGTTGATGAGGAAGGACAAGTCAGCGGCCAAATCACACCGAGTAAAGACAGCAATGCCCGATGGATCAAGAAAAACGGCCTCTACAAACTCGGTTACAAACAACATACCCGTACCGATGCGGAAGGCTATATCGAGAAACTGCACATTACCCCCGCCAATGCCCATGAGTGCAAACACCTGTCGCCTTTGTTGGAAGGCATTACCGAAGGTACGACCGTCTATGCCGACAAAGGCTATAACAGTAAGGAAAACCGGCAACATCTGGAAGAGCATCGGATGAAGGACGGCATTATGCGCAAAGCCCACCGCAAACATCCGCTGTCGGAAGCGCAAACCAAACGCAACCGACATCTATCGAAAACACGTTATGTGGTCGAACAAAGCTTCGGTACGCTGCACCGTAAATTCCGCTACGCCCGGGCAGCCTATTTTGGTCTGTGTAAAGTGAGTGCGCAAAGCCATCTGAAGGCGATGTGTTTGAACCTTTTGAAAGCCGCCAACAGGCTAAGTGTGCCTGTTACGGCACCAATATCACTTATGAATCGCTGCAACTGCAAGGGCAATGGTCGCCCGATGTGTTCGGCAAATACAAGCACCAGCTGGAAGCTGCGCTGGGGCAGCAACGCGCCGTGGAATACGAAATCGCGCAGACGCGGCTACTGCTGGCGCAGGGCGTGGCGACGTATTACCGCCAATGGCAGTTGCTGCTGGAAACGCGGCAGCGCGTGGCGCAGCGGGCGCAGTTGAACCGCGAGCGCGAGCAGGTGGTGCGCGAACTCATCCGCGCCGGACAGGTCGCGCCGAGCAGGCTCTATGCGGTACAGCAAGGCAACAGCCGTTTTCAGGCTGCCTTGTCGGATTTGGACGGCAACATTGCGCAAATCCGCCACGCGCTTGCCGCCTTGACCGGGCAACCGGCGCAGGCGTTGGACAACTTCGCGCCCAACCCCGCCGCCAACACCCCCGCGCCGCCCGTGTCGCAGCTCACCGCCGACTTGCTCGGCAAACGCCCCGATTTGGCGGCGCAGCGCGAGGCACTGACCGCCCGCCGCCATTTAGTTGCCAGCGCGAAAACCGAGTTTTATCCGAACATTACGATTAAAGCGTTGGCAGGCTTGTCTAACGTGGAAATCGGCAACCTGCCGCATTCCTCGTCATGGATGGCGGGGCTGCTGCCCAGCGTGAGCCTGCCGATTTTCACCTCTGGCGCATTGCGGGCGAACCTGTCGCGCAAGGAAGCCGAGTTTGACGAGCAGGCGGCGCGTTACAACAAAAACGTTTACACCGCCCTGCGCGAGGCGGCAGATGCGCTGACGCAGTACGAAACCGCCCTGGCGGCGGTGCGCGACCAGACCGAGATGACCGCGCTCGCCCGCAAAAACGCCGCTGCCGCGCAAAGCCGCTTCCACGCGGGGCTGGACAACAAACTGGATTTTCTGGCGGCGCAAGACGAAACCCTGCAAAACGAAGCGCAACTGGCGCAGGCACAGGCGAAGCTGTTTACCGCGTGGCTGGCGTTAAATACCGCCTTTGGCGGAGGTTTTGCGGCGGACAAATAAGGTGTAGAAATCCCTAGCGTTGTTTACAGTATTTCAGGAGAATACTGACATGAACATGCACAAAAACACCCGACTCACCCCGCACCACCGCCAAGCCATTTGGACAGCATACACACAGGAGAAGGAGAGCGTCACCTCCCTGGCCCGTCGTTACCAAGTCAGCCGCGTCACCATCTACCGCGCACTTAAAGCCGCAAGGGGTAGGCTGCTCAAACCCCAAACCAGCACCAACAACCGTTTTAAACAGACAAAGTACGGAATGAAACGTCTGGCCAAGGTAGAACGCAGTATTCAGGAAAAACTCAAAAAGCAGGCCAAACGCTACAACAAGTCCTATCCCGGCGAAATGGTGCACGTCGATACCAAGCGACTGCCGCTGCCCAAAGGGCAGAAAGCCACCGACAAACGAGATTACCTGTTTGTCACCATTGATGATTTCTCAAGAGAACTGTACGCCGCCATCCTGCCGGACAAAACCGCAGACAGTGCGGCCAAGTTTCTAACGGAACAAGTCATCGAACCCTGCTCCTATTTGATCGAGTGCGTGTATTCGGACAATGGCAGCGAATATAAAGGCGAGGCAAGTCATGCTTTCGGCACTGCCTGTTATGAAAACGGCATCAATCAAAAGTTTACCCGTCCTGCCCGACCGCAGACCAACGGCAAAGCCGAGAGGGTTATTCGGACGATTATGGAAATGTGGCACGAAAAGCATAGTTTTGACAGTCCGGAACACCGGCAAAAGGAGCTGTGCCGATTTGTGAACTTTTATAACACTGTGAAGCCGCACGGGTCTGGGCGGCGATACGCCGTTTGAGGTTTTGCAGGCTTACTTTTCTCAACCTGTGGTGTAAACAATGCGGTTATTTTCTACAGCTGAGGTAGCCTAAAAATCTAAAACTTTGTCCCGTCCACCCCACCAAAGGAAACCCCATGCCCCTGCAATCCGGCGGCTACACCTTCAAGCCGCATGAAATGCCCTTTATGCCGGGTTCGCCCGCCTCGCCCGAGCATCCGAAAAAGCGGCGGCTCGCGTATCTTGCCATCGGTTTATTACTCGCGCTGTCGTCGGGCTTCCAAAACGGGCTGCTCACCGCCTCGCTGCCGCAGCTGCGCGGCGATTTGTCGCTCGATTTGCAGCAGGGCGGCTGGATTCAGGCGGTGTATTTCATGGCTTACGCCTGCATGAGCGTCCTCTTTTTCAAAGTCCGCAAGGCGTATGGCCTGCAACGCTTCGTCCGCATCACCCTGTTCGCCCAGCTTGCCGCCAGCCTACTGCAACTGGTTTATCACCATTACGAAGTGCAACTCATCGCGTGTGTTGCCGCCGCCATCGCCGCCAGCGGCCTGCTGGTGCTGTCGATTTACTACATGATGCAGGGCTTTACCGGCACGAAAAAGCTGGCCGGGCTGGTGTTCGGGCTGGGTCTGATGCAGGTCGGCACGCCGCTGGCGCAGAGCCTCGTGCCGCTGCTGTATGGCGACGGCGACCTCAACGGCGTGTTCGCCTTTCAGGCTACCCTCGCGCTCGCCTGCACCGCCTGCCTGTTCGCCCTGCCGCTGCCGCCCGGCATCACCGTGCGCAAATCGTTCACGCTGACCGACGCGCTCAGCTTTACCCTGTTCGCCTCCGGCATCGCGCTGTTGTGCGCCTTTCTCGTGCAGGGGCGCACGGTGTGGTGGACGACGCAGTGGCTCGGCTGGCTGCTCGCGGGCGGAGTGGGGCTGACGGGGCTGGCGTTGTACATCGAATCGACGCGGCACAAGCCGATGCTGGACTGGCACTGGATGACCGTGCCGCAAATCCTCATCTTCGCCGTGATGGGCGCGATGGCGCGGCTCTTGACCTCGCAGCAGACCGTCGGCGCGGCGGGGCTGATGGGCGCGGTGGGCGTGGGCAGCGCGCAGATGAGCACGTTTTACCTGATTGTTGCGGGCGGAATGCTGGCGGGTGTGGTCGGCAGCCTGATTTTGCTGGATATCAACGACATCCGCCGCCCCGTGATGGTTGCGCTCGCCTGTTTCGCCCTCGGTGCGTGGCTGGAAATCGGCGTGGGCATGCAGACCCGCCCCGCGCAACTTTATTTCAGCCAGTTTATCGTTGCCTTTGCCTCGCTGCTGTTTATGGGGCCGATGATGCTTGAAGGCGCACTGCGCGCGCTGGCGAAAAGCCCCGACCACATAATGAGCTTCTCCGCCGTGTTCGGCCTGTCGCAAACCCTCGGCGGGCTGGCGGGTGTGGCAGCATTCAGCGCGTTTTTAACTTACCGCACCCGCGACCACCTCGCCGCCATCGCGCAAAACCTGACCCTCTCCAACCCCGCGCTCGCCGCCGACATCCAGCGCAACGCCGCCGCCCTCTCTGCCACCCTCTCTGACCCGGTGCTGCTGCAAGGCCGCGCCGTCTCGCAAATCACCGCGCAGGCGGGCAAAGAAGCGTCGGTGGCGGCATACAGCGACCTGTTCGCGCTGCTGGCGGCGATGGCGGCGGTATCGACCCTCGTCGCCGTCGCCCTGTGGCTGTACCGCCGTTATTACAAGATTGATATTCTGGCGGCGGAGAAGGCGAAAGTGTTTGCGGCGTTGGGGAAATAGTGTTTCAGACGGCATTAAAGGCAGCCTGAAAACCACCGCACCAACCCATTAACCGAATCAACCCCCAAATCAACGGAAAGCAAAAAATGTCCCAACCCGACACCCCCGAACAACCCGACACCGAATCCCAAAAAACCGCCGTGCCGCCGCCCGAGATGCAGCCTGAAACGTCGTCTGAAACCCCGTCCGAGCCGCAAGAGCCCGCCCAATGGCAGCCTGAAAAACACCGTTTCGGCAGCATCGGCATACTCGCCGCCAGCGCAATCGGCGTGGTGCTTGCCCTGTATGCCTTCCGCCTGCCGCCCTTCGGCATGGGCGAGGTTTACACCAACAACGCCTATGTGCGCGGCAGTGTAACCGCCGTCAGCCCGCGCGTGGGCGGCTATGTGCAGAAAGTGCTGGTGCGCGATTTTGACAACGTAAAAGCAGGGCAGCCGCTGGTGGAAATCGACCCCGCGCCCTACCGCGCCAAAGTCGCCCAAGCCGAAGCTGGGCTGGCGGGGCAGCAGGCGGCGTTGAACAAAACCGCGCAGGACAAAGCCTCCGCCCTCGCCGTCTCCAAAGCCAACCAAGCCGCGATTGACAACGCCCGCGCCCAGCTTGACCGCGCCCGCCGCGAATGGCAGCGCATACAGGCGGTGAGTGCCGATGCCGTGTCGCAAAGCAGCCGCGATGCCGCGCAAACCGCCGTTAAACAAGCCGAAGCGGGCCTGAAACAGGCGCAGGAGCAATACGCCGTGGCGCAGCAGAACATCATCAACACGGGCGTAGGGCGCGAGGGCGCACAGGCGGGCATCGCCAACGCGCAAGCCCTGCTGGACTTGGCAAAACAGGATTTGGGGCATACTGTGATTTACGCGCCCGCCAGCGGCAAACTCGGCGAAGTCAGCGTAAAACAAGGGCAGCTTGTGAGCGCGGGCACGCAGCTGATGTCCGTCGTGCCGCCCGAACGCTGGATCATCGCCAACATCAAAGAAACCGATATGGCCAACGTGAAAATCGGGCAGAGTGCCAGCGTGAGTATCGACGCACTCGGCGGCAAGGCGTTCAGCGGCAAAGTCGCCGAAATCTCGCTCGCCACCGCTTCCGAATTCAGCCTGATTAAAGCCGACAGCGGCACGGGCAACTTCGTCAAAATCGCCCAACGCATCGCCGTAAAAATCGTATTTGACGCAGGGCAACAGGATTTGGAACGCCTCGCGCCGGGGATGTCGGCGGAAGTGAACATTGCTACGAAGTAAGGTAAAAGGCCGTCTGAAAAGTTTTCAGACGGCCTTTCAGACTGCTTTTTTTATTGAAGTAAAGCAAATCGGGCATTATCCGTGCATCAATTGCCCAACCCACTCAACAAAAAGCAGCCTCAAACTCCATTCCCCCATTTTCAGGCTGCCTTGTAAAATTCTATAATTACGCTTTTATGCCAAACCATTTATCTGCGAAAGTCCCACACCCAATTTGACGTTGCCGTCATCGGCGCAGGCCCGTCAGGCTCGGTTGCCTCCGCTCTGCTTAACAAACAGGGCTTCAAAGTATGCGCGCTGGAAAAACAGCATTTTCCGCGCTTTGTGATTGGCGAGAGCCTGCTGCCGCACTGCATGGAAATGCTGGAAGAAGCCGGTTTTGCCGATGCCGTGCGCGCCGAGAAAGGCTTTCAGTTTAAAAACGGCGCAGCGTTCGCATGGCGCATTTCACGCGCATCACCGACAACATCGCCGCCGAAGCCGATTTTGACCACAACAAAATCCTGATTACCACCCACCCGCAGCACCGCGACGTATGGTTTTGGACAATCCCTTTCGACGACAACACCTGCTCGCTCGGCGTGGTCGGCACACCCGACAAACTGGCGGGCGATTCCGAAGCCGTGTTGAAACAAATAGTGGCAGAATGCCCCAATCTGGTTGAATTTTTTAAACATTCCGAATGGGAAAACGGCTTCCCCTACCGCAGCATCCAAGGCTATTCCGCCAATGTTAAAACCCTGCACGGCAAACATTTCGCGCTGTTAGGCAACGCCGCCGAGTTTATTGACCCCGTGTTCTCATCGGGCGTAACCATCGCGCTGCATTCCGCCAAACTCGCCGCTGACCTGCTTGCCCGCCAGCTCAAAGGCGAAGCGGCAGACTGGCAGCGCGAGTTCGCCGAGCCGCTGATGGTGGGCGTAAACGCTTTTCGCACCTATGTGGACGGCTGGTACGACAACCGTTTCCAAAACGTGGTGTACGCACCCAACCGCGCGCCCGAAATCAGCCGCATGATTTCCGCCATTCTCGCGGGCTATGCGTGGGATACGGCAAACCCGTTTGTAGAAAAATCGGAACAGCGGCTGAACACGCTGGCGGAACTGGTGGGGGATTTGGCGTTTGAATAGGTGTTGATGTCGTCTGAAAACAGTTGCAGGTCGGGCATTGATGCCCGACAAACACCGACCTGTTTATCTTAAAATGAGACCTTTGCAAAATTCCCCAAAATCCCCTAAATTCCCACCAAGACATTTAGGGGATTTTGGGGAATTTTGCAAAGGTCTCAAAAGGAGAAGAAATATTACAAACAGCTGTTCCGTTAATTGAGCAAATTGATGAGTTATTTTTCGGAAAGTTGGATAACAACGAAGAACAATTTAAGCATTTTCTTGTTAGATTAAACAAAGAATAAGAATATTATTTATGGAGTTGTCAATTTTGATAGCTCCATACTACATTTGAAACTCAAAAATAGAGCATAGCTATAGAACAGAAATTTATTCAAGAGAATTATTTACACCAAAATATAGAAGTCCTCTGTTTTATTTTCAAAAAGTAAAACAGAGAACATAAATGGTTGGCTCTTGAAAGCAATGTGTAAAAATTTTACGTTAATATTGTAAAATATAATGATATAATTACTCTGTTATCGGGGTTATTTTTACGTATTTTTAAGAAAGTCATCAATATTTGATTGCAACAAGTTGAAATAATTAGAGTTTTATTTTTTCATTCTTTCCTTATATAGAAACAACCATTTTAATGACTAAATAATAAAAGGCCGTCTGAAAAATATACTTTCAGACGGCCTTTAAAATGATTTAAAAGAAAATCCTACATTTGCACCGAGCCGCTGACGGTCAGGCTGATTTCTTCCGAACCCGGAGAGGCTGGTACACCATCTTCTATTCCTGTCGCTACTTCTGCAGCAGGGATTGCACGCAGCATTTTGGCGTGTGCAAAGTCGCCGCCGACTTGGCGGTTGCCGATGTGGCCCAGGTTGAGTTTGACGATTTTGTAGCTGGAGAAGCCGAGTGTTTGGGCGAGGTTTTGGGCGCGGTCTTTGAAGCGCAGGATGACGGCTTTGCTCAATTGGTCGACGGTTTCTTCGCGTTTTTCTTTGGATACGGAAAATGAGGAGTTTTCCAAAACGGCGATATTGATGCTGTCGGCAATCAGGCGGTTGAGTGCTTCAAAATCTTTGCTTTCTACTTTGAAGTAGGCGTGTTCTTCCCAGCCGGTTTGGGTGCGTTTGCCGTTGGTGTATTGATAGCGCGGGGAGGCGTTGCGTTCCATCAGCTCGGCTTTAAATTTGCTGTTTTGGGAGATTTTGTTGAACTGGTTGAATTTCTTCATGAAAGCTTGGTTGACGGCTTGACGGTCTTTGCCTTCTGCATTGACGCTGAAATATGCGGTCATGGTGTCCCGCGGTACTTCCATGTTGGCGGATTCGGAAAATTCAACGATGTTGTAGTTGAGGCTTTCTGCTGCTACGGGCAGGGAAGCGGCTAGCAGTAGGGCAATAAGGGCTGGACGGAGCATTTTGGTTTCCTTATAAGGGGATTTCAAAAAAGTAATTTAGCATGAAAGATGGAAATGTTGGCTTTGGCAAGCGTAAGGATTTGTATGGACTGAGGCTGTCTGAAAAGAAGTTACTTTGTATCCATCAGGCCGACTTCATGGGGATTGAGGCGGGCGTTTTCTTCTTGGCCTAAGCCGATCAATTTCCTCAAGCGGGTCATGTAGGCGTTGACATCTAGGCCTCGTCCGTAGCGTTGCGCTTCCCAGATGGTTTCTGCCAAGGCTTCCATCATATCGTGTTCGGCTTTAACCCAGTCGCCGTTGTAACGGGCGCAAAGTTGTTGGTGGATGGCACGGATGCCCGGGGGCTGATCAATGGCGCTTTGCTCTTGCAGAGAAAGGTGTAGCGACATGTGCAGGAATGGGTTGCTTTCGCCGTCTTCGGGCAGCCATTCTTTATCTAAATATTGTTCGATGTCTTCGAGATAGTGTCCGTATTCGGGATGGGCTTCGATAATGCGTAAGGCTTTTTGCTGTAGGCCGTCCAATTGGAGCGGTGCGAGCCTGTGTTGCCAGACGTGGGCAAAAAATCGGCGGACATCGTGAGTGTTTACGTCATACATGATGGGTGTGATTTGATTTTGGGATATGTGATTATATAACGATTGCGATAAACAAAGGCCGTCTGAAAAATATGTTTTCAGACGGCCTTTGTTTGATAGGTTTAGCGGCGGTCGATGATTCGGTAATACACTTCGCCGTCTTGGACATAGCCCAATTCGACGCGGGCAATTTCGGCGATAGCCTCTTGTCCGTGTGCCAAGTCTTCAACTTCCGCATTGAGGAAATTGTTGCGTAAAGTGAGCGTTTGGTTTTTTTCCTCCTGACGGACGAGCTGCTCCTGCAATTCTTCCGTATGCCCGACGCTGCCTTTGCCAAACCAAAGGCTGTACTGACAGCACAAAAGTGCGAAGGTTAAAACAAAAGTCACCCACTTCATACAATCAATATCCTATATTTTGCTTATTTGCCCAGTTGGTAGAATGCGGCTTTACCGGGGTAGTAGGCGGCTTCGGCCAGTTCTTCTTCAATGCGCAGCAATTGGTTGTATTTCGCCATGCGGTCAGAACGGGACAGGGAGCCGGTTTTGATTTGCATACAGTTGGTGGCAACTGCTAAGTCGGCAATGGTGCTGTCTTCGGTTTCGCCGGAACGGTGGCTCATTACGCTGGCGTAGCGGTTGCGTTTGGCCAAGTCGACGGCTTGCAGGGTTTCGCTCAATGTACCGATTTGGTTGACTTTGACCAGCAATGCGTTTGCCACGCCTTTTTCGATGCCTTCGGCCAAGATTTTTGGATTGGTTACGAACAAGTCGTCGCCGACCAATTGAACTTTTTTGCCCAATTTTTCGGTCAGCAGTTTCCAGCCTTCCCAGTCGTTTTCGTCCATACCGTCTTCGATGGAAATGATTGGGAATTCGTTAACCAGACCTTCCAAGTATTCGGCAAATTCTGCGCTGGTGTAGGAGCGGCCTTCTGCTTCCAGGTGGTATTGGCCGTCTTTGTAGAACTCGCTGGATGCGCAGTCCAGGGCGAACAATACGTCCTCGCCTGCTTTGTAGCCGGCGGCTTCGGTGGCTTCCACCATCAATTGCAGGGCTTCTTTGTGGCTGTTCAGGTTGGGTGCAAAACCACCTTCGTCGCCGACGGTAGTTGGGAAGCCTTTGCTATCGCACAGTTTTTTCAGCGCGTGGAAAATTTCGGCACCGCAACGCAGGGCTTCGCGGAAAGATTTTGCGCCGACAGGCATGATCATGAATTCTTGGATGTTCAGGCTGTTGTTGGCGTGTTCGCCGCCGTTGATAACGTTCATCATTGGAACCGGCAGAGCCATTGGGCCTGCGCCGCCCAAGTAACGGTACAGCGGCAGGCCTGCATCTTCAGCGGCCGCGCGTGCTACGGCCATGGAAACGGCCAAAGTGGCGTTGGCGCCCAAGTTGCCTTTGTTTTCAGTA
Encoded proteins:
- a CDS encoding MFS transporter; the encoded protein is MARDNRIQMFPHEWRASTTLSGVYALRMLGMFLVLPVLAMYAASLPGAEDNKALVGMAMGIYGLTQALLQLPLGIASDKFGRKKVIYIGLIVFAAGSFLAAVADSLQMLVVARAIQGAGAVSAAVTALLADLTRSEVRTRAMAMIGLSIGLTFSVSLVLAPMIASFIGVSGLFALTGILTVISIGVVAWMTPEPEESKLHEDTQAQPSRMGEVLKNRQLLNLDFGIFALHAAQMALFTALPFAMTQLGLEKIHHWQVYLPSTITGLIIMVPLIIVGETRNKLKQVFILGIVCIAAAQIGLLFGMHSIWLITAYLIVYFIGFNVLEASLPSMVSKIAPSDLKGTAMGVYNTLQSVGLFVGGATGGLLFQKYGFSGVFTFCSVLMLLWLVLALILPAPKSVKNLSYPLNAEWQQNPDLLHQKLTEIEGVESISFSADKQTIYIKALQKGFDQEAAEKIITGV
- a CDS encoding single-stranded DNA-binding protein; translation: MSLNKVILIGRLGRDPEVRYMPNGEAVCNFSVATSETWNDRNGQRVERTEWHNITMYRKLAEIAGQYLRKGSQVYLEGRIQSRKYQGKDGIERTAYDIIANEMKMLGSRNDNSGGAPYDDGYNQGSHSSQSSYQQAPQQQYQSAPAQEPPAAPARRPAPAQPTAPVEDIDDDIPF
- a CDS encoding TolC family protein, with protein sequence MFGKYKHQLEAALGQQRAVEYEIAQTRLLLAQGVATYYRQWQLLLETRQRVAQRAQLNREREQVVRELIRAGQVAPSRLYAVQQGNSRFQAALSDLDGNIAQIRHALAALTGQPAQALDNFAPNPAANTPAPPVSQLTADLLGKRPDLAAQREALTARRHLVASAKTEFYPNITIKALAGLSNVEIGNLPHSSSWMAGLLPSVSLPIFTSGALRANLSRKEAEFDEQAARYNKNVYTALREAADALTQYETALAAVRDQTEMTALARKNAAAAQSRFHAGLDNKLDFLAAQDETLQNEAQLAQAQAKLFTAWLALNTAFGGGFAADK
- a CDS encoding MFS transporter; this translates as MPLQSGGYTFKPHEMPFMPGSPASPEHPKKRRLAYLAIGLLLALSSGFQNGLLTASLPQLRGDLSLDLQQGGWIQAVYFMAYACMSVLFFKVRKAYGLQRFVRITLFAQLAASLLQLVYHHYEVQLIACVAAAIAASGLLVLSIYYMMQGFTGTKKLAGLVFGLGLMQVGTPLAQSLVPLLYGDGDLNGVFAFQATLALACTACLFALPLPPGITVRKSFTLTDALSFTLFASGIALLCAFLVQGRTVWWTTQWLGWLLAGGVGLTGLALYIESTRHKPMLDWHWMTVPQILIFAVMGAMARLLTSQQTVGAAGLMGAVGVGSAQMSTFYLIVAGGMLAGVVGSLILLDINDIRRPVMVALACFALGAWLEIGVGMQTRPAQLYFSQFIVAFASLLFMGPMMLEGALRALAKSPDHIMSFSAVFGLSQTLGGLAGVAAFSAFLTYRTRDHLAAIAQNLTLSNPALAADIQRNAAALSATLSDPVLLQGRAVSQITAQAGKEASVAAYSDLFALLAAMAAVSTLVAVALWLYRRYYKIDILAAEKAKVFAALGK
- a CDS encoding HlyD family secretion protein; translation: MSQPDTPEQPDTESQKTAVPPPEMQPETSSETPSEPQEPAQWQPEKHRFGSIGILAASAIGVVLALYAFRLPPFGMGEVYTNNAYVRGSVTAVSPRVGGYVQKVLVRDFDNVKAGQPLVEIDPAPYRAKVAQAEAGLAGQQAALNKTAQDKASALAVSKANQAAIDNARAQLDRARREWQRIQAVSADAVSQSSRDAAQTAVKQAEAGLKQAQEQYAVAQQNIINTGVGREGAQAGIANAQALLDLAKQDLGHTVIYAPASGKLGEVSVKQGQLVSAGTQLMSVVPPERWIIANIKETDMANVKIGQSASVSIDALGGKAFSGKVAEISLATASEFSLIKADSGTGNFVKIAQRIAVKIVFDAGQQDLERLAPGMSAEVNIATK
- a CDS encoding SIMPL domain-containing protein (The SIMPL domain is named for its presence in mouse protein SIMPL (signalling molecule that associates with mouse pelle-like kinase). Bacterial member BP26, from Brucella, was shown to assemble into a channel-like structure, while YggE from E. coli has been associated with resistance to oxidative stress.), translating into MLRPALIALLLAASLPVAAESLNYNIVEFSESANMEVPRDTMTAYFSVNAEGKDRQAVNQAFMKKFNQFNKISQNSKFKAELMERNASPRYQYTNGKRTQTGWEEHAYFKVESKDFEALNRLIADSINIAVLENSSFSVSKEKREETVDQLSKAVILRFKDRAQNLAQTLGFSSYKIVKLNLGHIGNRQVGGDFAHAKMLRAIPAAEVATGIEDGVPASPGSEEISLTVSGSVQM
- a CDS encoding DUF1841 family protein encodes the protein MYDVNTHDVRRFFAHVWQHRLAPLQLDGLQQKALRIIEAHPEYGHYLEDIEQYLDKEWLPEDGESNPFLHMSLHLSLQEQSAIDQPPGIRAIHQQLCARYNGDWVKAEHDMMEALAETIWEAQRYGRGLDVNAYMTRLRKLIGLGQEENARLNPHEVGLMDTK
- the ftsB gene encoding cell division protein FtsB; the protein is MKWVTFVLTFALLCCQYSLWFGKGSVGHTEELQEQLVRQEEKNQTLTLRNNFLNAEVEDLAHGQEAIAEIARVELGYVQDGEVYYRIIDRR